The uncultured Methanobrevibacter sp. genome window below encodes:
- the rbr gene encoding rubrerythrin, whose amino-acid sequence MTDLKGTKTEENLKAAFAGESQAHTKYQYFAAKAKEEGYVQIHDIFMETSKNEREHAKIWFKLLHDEDIPDTIANLNAAADGENEEWTEMYKEFAETAKEEGFPMIAFLFEKVGAIEKEHEERYRTLLANVENDAVFNKEEEIEWKCENCGFVFSGPNAPEKCPVCGLPKAHFEERATNFK is encoded by the coding sequence ATGACTGATTTAAAAGGTACAAAAACTGAAGAAAATTTAAAGGCAGCTTTCGCTGGCGAGTCCCAAGCACATACTAAATACCAATATTTTGCAGCTAAAGCAAAAGAAGAAGGATATGTTCAAATCCACGATATTTTCATGGAAACTTCCAAAAACGAAAGGGAACATGCTAAAATCTGGTTCAAATTATTACACGATGAAGACATTCCTGACACAATTGCTAACTTAAACGCAGCAGCAGATGGTGAAAACGAAGAATGGACAGAAATGTACAAAGAATTCGCAGAAACCGCTAAAGAAGAAGGTTTCCCAATGATTGCATTCTTATTCGAAAAAGTAGGTGCTATCGAAAAAGAACATGAAGAAAGATACAGAACCTTACTTGCAAATGTTGAAAACGATGCTGTATTCAACAAAGAAGAAGAAATCGAATGGAAATGTGAAAACTGTGGATTTGTATTCTCAGGTCCTAACGCACCTGAAAAATGTCCTGTATGTGGACTTCCAAAAGCACACTTTGAAGAAAGAGCAACCAACTTTAAATAA
- the rbr gene encoding rubrerythrin yields the protein MADLKGTKTEENLKAALAGESQARVKYEFYASQAKKDGYVEIKEIFQESSDNEKEHAKIWFKLLNGGKVPDTLTNLADAAAGEHEEWTEMYKEFAETAREEGFDDIADLFDAAGATEKAHEDRYNALTDKIKADKVFKKDEEIAWKCNNCGYIHYGKEAPEVCPLCDHPQAHFRKQDTSYI from the coding sequence ATGGCAGATTTAAAAGGAACTAAAACTGAAGAAAACTTAAAAGCAGCTCTCGCTGGTGAATCCCAAGCACGTGTAAAATATGAATTTTACGCATCTCAAGCTAAAAAAGATGGTTACGTAGAAATCAAAGAAATTTTCCAAGAATCATCTGACAATGAAAAAGAACACGCTAAAATTTGGTTCAAATTATTAAACGGTGGAAAAGTGCCTGACACTTTAACCAACCTTGCAGATGCAGCAGCAGGCGAACACGAAGAATGGACTGAAATGTACAAAGAGTTCGCTGAAACCGCACGTGAAGAAGGCTTTGATGACATTGCTGACTTATTCGATGCAGCAGGTGCAACCGAAAAAGCACACGAAGACAGATACAACGCTTTAACTGACAAAATCAAAGCTGACAAAGTATTTAAAAAAGATGAAGAAATTGCATGGAAATGTAACAATTGTGGATACATCCATTATGGAAAAGAAGCTCCAGAAGTTTGTCCATTATGTGACCACCCACAAGCACACTTCAGAAAACAAGATACTAGTTACATCTAG
- a CDS encoding zinc ribbon domain-containing protein, with product MEIEVTVQSQKEFDEAIERYIASGYVLESNMGDTAVLRKKGFKLWIFIVLLIFILVGAILYYFLSDDNVVILKKVASSGRYCEKCGSSLKEGEKFCPNCGATINSNDGSSANMIDDNAINI from the coding sequence ATGGAAATTGAAGTTACAGTCCAAAGTCAAAAGGAGTTTGATGAGGCAATCGAGCGCTATATTGCCAGCGGTTATGTGCTTGAAAGCAATATGGGCGATACTGCAGTTTTAAGAAAGAAGGGCTTTAAACTTTGGATTTTTATCGTTCTGCTTATTTTTATATTGGTTGGTGCGATTCTGTACTATTTCCTGTCTGACGATAATGTTGTTATTTTGAAAAAGGTTGCTTCTTCCGGCAGATATTGCGAAAAATGCGGAAGTTCATTAAAGGAGGGTGAGAAATTCTGCCCTAACTGCGGTGCAACTATTAATTCAAACGATGGCAGTTCAGCTAATATGATAGATGATAATGCAATCAATATCTAA
- a CDS encoding nicotinate phosphoribosyltransferase gives MIENNICLLTDSYKVTHHYFYPKGTEKIYSYLESRVGAEFNKTIFYGLQYILKKYLEGQVVTQQKIDEADRLISAHIGPDIFNKDGWQYILDEHDGCLPIEIKSVPEGTPVDVSNVLMTVENTDKESYWLVNYLESLLLQVWYPSTVATLSAEVRKLCNFYLEVTGSSKDNLNFMLHDFGYRGATSTESSMLSGSAHLLNFSGTDTIPALTIPENYYNDSELYGFSVQATEHSVMTSLGPEGEFAQILNVIENAKPGILSMVIDSYNYRNFLMEAGKNGSDLNDAILKFLKTEGNKVVFRPDSGEPVSTTIDCLNILEEGFGSYKTSEGYKVFDSNIGLLWGDGLNYQKIRDILFAMKSNGWAAENIIFGMGGGLHTAVNRDTQRNAFKCSAQLRDGEWHDIFKNPLDSSKKSKTGRFKLIQENNSFKTIPIDGEGEDILQTVFKNGELIIDDKFSNIKNRALKYSNYL, from the coding sequence ATGATTGAAAACAACATTTGTCTTTTAACAGACAGTTACAAGGTAACTCATCACTATTTCTACCCAAAGGGCACAGAAAAGATTTATTCATACCTTGAAAGTAGGGTGGGTGCTGAGTTCAACAAAACAATTTTTTACGGACTGCAATATATTCTCAAAAAATATCTTGAAGGCCAGGTAGTAACACAACAAAAGATAGATGAAGCCGATAGATTAATATCCGCTCACATTGGTCCAGATATTTTCAACAAGGATGGTTGGCAATACATTTTGGATGAGCACGACGGGTGCCTGCCAATTGAGATCAAGTCAGTTCCTGAAGGTACTCCTGTTGACGTTAGCAATGTTTTAATGACCGTTGAAAACACCGACAAGGAATCCTATTGGTTGGTAAACTACCTTGAATCATTATTACTGCAGGTTTGGTATCCTTCCACCGTTGCAACATTGTCTGCTGAGGTAAGAAAGCTGTGCAACTTCTATCTGGAAGTGACAGGTTCTTCAAAGGATAACCTCAACTTCATGCTTCATGATTTTGGATACCGTGGAGCAACCTCAACCGAATCATCAATGCTTTCCGGATCAGCCCATCTGCTCAACTTCAGTGGTACCGATACAATTCCTGCACTGACAATACCTGAAAACTATTACAATGATTCAGAACTGTATGGGTTTTCAGTTCAGGCAACAGAACACAGTGTAATGACTTCACTTGGACCTGAAGGTGAATTTGCACAGATTTTAAATGTCATTGAAAATGCAAAGCCTGGAATACTTTCCATGGTCATCGATTCATACAACTACCGCAACTTCCTGATGGAGGCAGGTAAGAACGGATCTGATTTGAATGATGCCATTTTGAAGTTCCTCAAAACCGAGGGAAACAAGGTGGTCTTCAGACCTGACAGTGGTGAGCCTGTATCAACAACCATTGACTGTTTGAATATCCTTGAGGAAGGCTTTGGAAGTTATAAAACAAGTGAAGGATATAAGGTATTCGATTCCAATATCGGATTGCTGTGGGGAGACGGTTTGAACTACCAAAAAATCAGGGACATTCTCTTTGCAATGAAATCCAATGGTTGGGCAGCCGAAAACATAATATTCGGTATGGGTGGAGGTCTCCACACTGCCGTAAATCGTGACACTCAAAGAAACGCATTCAAATGTTCTGCCCAGTTGCGTGATGGTGAATGGCATGACATTTTCAAAAACCCCCTTGATTCAAGTAAAAAATCCAAAACAGGCAGATTCAAATTGATTCAGGAAAACAATTCATTTAAAACAATTCCTATCGATGGGGAAGGTGAGGACATTCTTCAGACAGTTTTCAAAAATGGGGAATTGATTATTGATGATAAATTTTCCAATATCAAAAACAGGGCATTAAAATATTCAAATTATTTATAA